From the Nymphalis io chromosome 1, ilAglIoxx1.1, whole genome shotgun sequence genome, one window contains:
- the LOC126781197 gene encoding uncharacterized protein LOC126781197 → MKKQMKSRIIYGDQNFFVPSHLNFGAYILQKILAHNSGQAALINGATEEQITYGEMAQKIVNIASSLSRLGVREGDVVAIFSENRIEYLLTTLAVYYSGAIITFFNNAYTKGDLTHAISISKPKYMFISGEVYKTQYEVIENTKTIQKYVLFDDVPLQSNSIYFKELSEKHIDIKSCNHFDFKGTPQTCMILYSSGTTGLAKGAKINHLNLIVSSQQPMMTDKYLTPLMIAPWSSTMGIIRILKEIAFGRTFVFLSKYNERQYLKTIQKYKIGLLSVAPPLIVMLYKSSIVKEFDMSSVEIIYSGGAPITLESIRQLKTRFPHMKVLQGYGMTEATGAVTEDLDNAPREGSVGRIVPGNIIKIADPETNKTLGCGEPGEVRIKGLIIFGGYVGRDMQNDFDAEGFYKTGDIAYYDEDGYFYIVDRIKELIKYKGWQVTPSELEAVILQHPAVKDAGVTGAPDTLAGELPTAFVVKQTDAKITEQEIIDYVSDKVAPWKRLRGGVIFLKEIPKTASGKILRRELQALLSKLRPQKLPASKL, encoded by the exons atgaaaaaacaaatgaaaagtcGAATTATATACGGTGATCAAAACTTTTTCGTGCCATCGCATTTGAATTTCGGCgcgtatatattacaaaaaattttaGCACATAACAGCGGGCAAGCCGCTTTG ATAAATGGTGCAACAGAGGAACAGATCACGTACGGGGAAATGGCGCAAAAGATAGTAAATATAGCATCGTCTCTTTCGCGTCTCGGTGTCAGGGAAGGCGATGTGGTCGCTATATTTAGTGAAAACAGAATTGAATATCTACTAACTACTCTAGCGGTTTACTATTCCGGTGCTATAATTACGTTCTTCAACAATGCATATACGAAAG gCGATTTAACGCACGCTATTAGTATTTCAAAACCGAAATACATGTTTATCTCTGGTGAAGTATATAAAACGCAATACGAAGTTattgaaaatacaaaaactattcaaaaatatgttttatttgatgaTGTACCGCTGCAAAGTAACAGCATTTACTTTAAAGAACTGTCGGAGAAACATATAGATATCAAATCATgcaatcattttgattttaaag ggACACCACAAACATGCATGATTCTTTATTCTTCGGGGACTACAGGTCTTGCGAAGGGAGCAAAAATTAATCATCTTAACTTAATTGTGTCGAGCCAACAACCAAT GATGACAGATAAATACTTGACTCCCCTAATGATTGCGCCGTGGTCGAGCACAATGGGGATAATACGCATCCTAAAGGAAATCGCTTTTGGTAGAACTTTTGTGTTCTTGTCAAAGTACAATGagagacaatatttaaaaactattcaaaaatacaag attGGCTTGCTCTCTGTAGCTCCACCATTgattgtaatgttatataaatccAGTATTGTTAAGGAATTTGATATGAGTTCTGTTGAGATAATTTATTCTGGTGGTGCACCAATTACTCTAGAGAGTATACGTCAACTTAAAACAAG GTTTCCTCACATGAAAGTTTTACAAGGCTATGGGATGACAGAAGCAACCGGAGCTGTAACCGAAGATTTGGACAATGCGCCGAGAGAGGGCAGCGTGGGCAGAATCGTTccaggaaatattattaaa attgcAGATCCAGAAACTAACAAAACACTAGGATGTGGCGAACCAGGAGAAGTCCGCATAAAAGGTTTAATAATTTTTGGAGGATATGTGGGAAGAGATATGCAAAACGACTTCGATGCTGAAGGCTTCTACAAAACTGGTGATATCGCGTATTATGATGAGGACGGCTATTTCTACATTGTTGATAGAATAAAAGAGCTTATCAAATATAAAGGATGGCAA gtTACGCCGTCGGAGCTAGAGGCGGTTATACTTCAACACCCAGCTGTTAAAGATGCCGGAGTGACGGGGGCGCCAGATACGTTGGCTGGGGAACTGCCTACGGCGTTTGTTGTGAAGCAAACTGACGCTAAAATTACAGAACAAGAAATTATTGATTATGTTTCAGATAAG GTAGCGCCGTGGAAAAGACTACGAGGTGGcgttatatttcttaaagagaTACCAAAAACTGCCAGCGGCAAAATTTTAAGGCGAGAACTGCAAGCGCTCCTGTCAAAACTAAGGCCACAAAAGCTACCTGCCAGCAAATTGTGA